The proteins below are encoded in one region of Streptomyces roseirectus:
- a CDS encoding MarR family winged helix-turn-helix transcriptional regulator has product MTATDPALTALAQGWCALSLLHGRIESHIERALQSGHGLSVREYSLLDVLNRQHDGDGGHLQMKQVADAVVLSQSATTRLVTRLEDRGLLERYLCPTDRRGIYTNVTEAGLKLLEEARPTNDRALREALDAAAEDPELAPLVRAVETLKTPAAA; this is encoded by the coding sequence ATGACCGCGACGGACCCCGCGCTCACCGCTCTCGCCCAGGGGTGGTGCGCCCTCTCCCTGCTGCACGGCAGGATCGAGAGCCACATCGAACGCGCCCTCCAGTCCGGACACGGGCTGAGCGTGCGCGAGTACTCCCTGCTGGACGTGCTCAACCGGCAGCACGACGGGGACGGCGGCCACCTCCAGATGAAGCAGGTCGCCGACGCGGTCGTGCTCAGCCAGAGCGCCACGACCCGCCTCGTGACCCGCCTCGAAGACCGCGGGCTCCTGGAGCGCTACCTCTGCCCCACCGACCGCCGGGGCATCTACACGAACGTCACCGAGGCCGGGCTGAAGCTCCTGGAGGAGGCCCGGCCGACCAACGACCGGGCGCTGCGCGAGGCACTGGACGCGGCGGCCGAGGACCCCGAACTGGCCCCGCTCGTCCGCGCCGTGGAGACCCTGAAGACACCGGCCGCCGCCTGA
- a CDS encoding serine hydrolase domain-containing protein, whose amino-acid sequence MTTPQEELLPGTRRALLHRVAVAQSEGRAPSLVAAVVRGGRVVWEGSRTSVDGHGPDGDVQYRIGSITKTFTAVLVMRLRDEGLIDLADPLEKHLPGTGVGEATVAGLLAHTGGLAAESPGPWWERTPGSLRPELADVLGERPVPHPGGRRFHYSNPGYTLLGALVEAVRGVSWEEALRREVLEPLGLDRTSAHPRMPHAGGWAVHPWADAMLPEPLEDLGRMAPAGQLWSTTRDLARFAVFLANGDDRVLSAATVREMRAPAAPSEAPDLAAGSGYGLGLQLQHQDGRLLFGHSGSLPGFLANLTISLADDVAAVALANCTSGLLLGSLGADLVRIVAEAEPRIPEPWKPLQHVEPAVLELVGQWYWGTYGFALRWTADGLLSLAPLARAGRQSRFEPNGDGTWTGLEGYYAGELLTPVRRPDGTVSHLDLGSFVFTRQPYDDETVVPGGVDPEGWRGIG is encoded by the coding sequence ATGACGACACCTCAGGAAGAGTTGCTGCCCGGCACCCGGCGCGCGCTGCTGCACCGCGTCGCCGTCGCCCAGTCCGAAGGGCGGGCGCCCTCGCTCGTCGCCGCCGTCGTGCGGGGCGGGCGGGTGGTGTGGGAGGGGTCCCGGACGTCGGTGGACGGGCACGGGCCCGACGGGGACGTGCAGTACCGGATCGGGTCGATCACCAAGACGTTCACGGCGGTACTCGTCATGCGGCTGCGGGACGAGGGGCTGATCGACCTCGCCGACCCGCTGGAGAAGCACCTGCCCGGCACGGGGGTGGGGGAGGCGACCGTCGCCGGACTCCTCGCGCACACGGGCGGCCTGGCGGCGGAGTCGCCGGGGCCGTGGTGGGAACGGACGCCGGGATCGCTGCGGCCGGAGCTGGCCGACGTGCTGGGCGAGCGGCCGGTGCCGCACCCCGGCGGGCGCAGGTTCCACTACTCCAACCCCGGTTACACCCTGCTCGGCGCGCTGGTCGAGGCGGTGCGGGGCGTCTCCTGGGAGGAGGCGCTGCGGCGCGAAGTGCTCGAACCCCTGGGCCTGGACCGGACGAGCGCCCACCCCCGGATGCCGCACGCGGGCGGCTGGGCGGTGCATCCCTGGGCCGACGCCATGCTGCCGGAGCCTCTGGAGGACCTGGGCCGGATGGCCCCGGCCGGACAGCTCTGGTCGACGACACGGGACCTCGCGCGGTTCGCGGTGTTCCTGGCGAACGGCGACGACCGGGTGCTGAGCGCCGCGACGGTACGGGAGATGCGGGCCCCGGCGGCGCCCTCCGAGGCCCCGGACCTCGCCGCGGGTTCCGGATACGGGCTCGGCCTCCAGCTCCAGCACCAGGACGGACGGCTCCTGTTCGGCCACTCCGGCTCGCTGCCGGGCTTCCTCGCCAACCTCACGATCTCCCTCGCCGACGACGTCGCGGCCGTCGCCCTCGCCAACTGCACCTCGGGGCTCCTGCTCGGCTCTCTGGGCGCCGATCTCGTCCGGATCGTCGCGGAGGCCGAGCCGCGCATCCCTGAGCCCTGGAAGCCGCTCCAGCACGTCGAGCCGGCCGTCCTGGAGCTGGTCGGCCAGTGGTACTGGGGCACCTACGGCTTCGCCCTGCGCTGGACCGCCGACGGCCTCCTGTCCCTGGCTCCCCTGGCCCGCGCCGGCCGCCAGTCCCGCTTCGAGCCCAACGGCGACGGCACCTGGACCGGCCTGGAGGGGTACTACGCCGGCGAACTCCTGACCCCCGTACGCCGCCCTGACGGCACCGTGAGCCACCTCGACCTCGGCTCGTTCGTCTTCACGCGGCAGCCGTACGACGACGAGACGGTGGTACCGGGCGGGGTGGACCCGGAGGGGTGGCGGGGGATCGGCTGA
- a CDS encoding MFS transporter has product MPLALLALAIGAFGIGTTEFVIMGLLPEVAADYGVSIPTAGYLVTGYALGVMLGAPLMTALGTKVSRKRMLMLLMGLFIAGNVLSAVAPVFAVMLAGRVVASLAHGAFFGIGAVVAADLVAPDKKAGAISMMFTGLTVANVVGVPLGTLVGQHAGWRVTFGIVAALGVVGLAGVARLVPDLPRPEGVRLRHELAVFKNAQVLLAMGMTVLGFGGVFAAITYIAPMATHVTGFADSSVTWLLVLLGLGMVTGNLVGGRYADRALMPMLYVSLGALAVVLALFTVTAHSKALAAVTVVLIGALGFATVPPLQKRVLDQAHGAPTLASAVNIGAFNLGNALAAWLGGLVIDAGHGYTSPNWVGAALAAAALLLAVLSAGLERRGTPSAVVAGSGSAEEGTARQWAAARR; this is encoded by the coding sequence ATGCCTCTCGCGCTCCTGGCCCTCGCGATCGGGGCCTTCGGCATCGGCACGACCGAGTTCGTGATCATGGGCCTGCTGCCCGAGGTCGCCGCCGACTACGGCGTCTCCATCCCCACCGCGGGCTACCTCGTGACCGGCTACGCCCTCGGCGTGATGCTCGGCGCCCCGCTGATGACGGCCCTCGGCACCAAGGTGTCCCGCAAGCGGATGCTGATGCTGCTGATGGGCCTGTTCATCGCCGGCAACGTGCTCTCCGCCGTCGCCCCCGTCTTCGCCGTGATGCTCGCCGGCCGCGTGGTCGCCTCACTCGCCCACGGCGCCTTCTTCGGTATCGGCGCGGTCGTCGCCGCCGACCTGGTCGCCCCGGACAAGAAGGCCGGCGCCATCTCGATGATGTTCACCGGCCTGACCGTCGCCAACGTCGTCGGCGTCCCGCTCGGCACGCTCGTCGGGCAGCACGCCGGCTGGCGCGTCACCTTCGGCATCGTCGCCGCGCTGGGCGTGGTCGGCCTGGCCGGGGTCGCCCGGCTCGTCCCCGACCTGCCCAGGCCGGAGGGGGTCCGGCTGCGCCACGAACTCGCCGTCTTCAAGAACGCGCAGGTCCTGCTCGCCATGGGGATGACCGTCCTCGGCTTCGGCGGCGTCTTCGCGGCCATCACCTACATCGCGCCGATGGCGACCCACGTCACCGGGTTCGCGGACAGCTCCGTCACCTGGCTGCTGGTCCTCCTCGGCCTCGGCATGGTCACCGGCAACCTCGTCGGCGGCCGGTACGCGGACCGCGCGCTCATGCCGATGCTGTATGTCTCGCTGGGCGCCCTGGCGGTCGTCCTGGCCCTCTTCACCGTCACCGCGCACAGCAAGGCGCTCGCGGCCGTCACCGTCGTCCTGATCGGCGCCCTGGGCTTCGCGACCGTGCCGCCGCTCCAGAAGCGGGTGCTGGACCAGGCGCACGGGGCGCCGACGCTGGCCTCGGCCGTGAACATCGGCGCCTTCAACCTCGGCAACGCGCTCGCGGCCTGGCTCGGCGGCCTCGTCATCGACGCGGGCCACGGCTACACCTCCCCGAACTGGGTCGGCGCCGCCCTCGCCGCCGCCGCGCTGCTGCTCGCCGTCCTGTCGGCCGGACTGGAACGCCGGGGCACGCCGAGCGCCGTGGTCGCGGGGTCCGGGAGCGCGGAGGAGGGGACGGCGCGGCAGTGGGCCGCCGCCCGCCGCTGA
- a CDS encoding GNAT family N-acetyltransferase: MGDLETAGLTIRSADAGDLSAIVALLADDPLGAQRESPDDLTPYLAAFDRISGDPNQRLVVAVREGQVVGTLQLTIIPGLSRKGSTRSIIEAVRVRADERGSGLGTRFIEWAVEESRRAGCQLVQLTSDATRTDAHRFYERLGFVASHVGFKLAL; this comes from the coding sequence ATGGGAGATCTCGAAACAGCCGGCCTGACCATCCGAAGCGCGGACGCCGGTGACCTGTCCGCGATCGTCGCCCTCCTCGCGGACGACCCGCTCGGCGCGCAGCGGGAGTCGCCGGACGACCTCACGCCCTATCTGGCCGCCTTCGACCGGATCAGCGGCGACCCCAACCAGCGTCTCGTGGTCGCCGTCCGCGAGGGGCAGGTCGTCGGGACCCTCCAGCTCACGATCATCCCGGGGCTCTCCCGCAAGGGCAGCACGCGGTCGATCATCGAGGCCGTGCGGGTGCGGGCCGACGAGCGGGGCAGCGGGCTGGGGACGCGGTTCATCGAGTGGGCCGTCGAGGAGTCACGCCGTGCGGGGTGCCAGTTGGTGCAGCTGACGTCCGATGCCACACGGACCGATGCGCACCGGTTCTATGAGCGGCTGGGGTTCGTGGCGTCGCACGTGGGGTTCAAGCTGGCGCTGTGA